Proteins encoded together in one Halorubellus sp. JP-L1 window:
- the hisH gene encoding imidazole glycerol phosphate synthase subunit HisH, with product MSEQAGKIVEQDLGVADVVVVDYGLGNLRSVTRGLERAGASVTVTDDVDSIRDADGVVLPGVGAFGEGMENAGPFRETLRDVAASETPLFGICLGMQMLLTSSEEAEREGQGDVTGLDLIPGTNERFAEDRNVPHMGWNELDVRRDHPLVDGVDGEHAYFVHSYYAVPDDEHAVVATTDYGEDFASVVANDDGTVFGTQFHPEKSGETGLRILRNFVDICADA from the coding sequence ATGAGCGAACAGGCGGGGAAGATCGTGGAGCAGGACCTCGGCGTCGCCGACGTCGTCGTGGTCGACTACGGGCTCGGGAACCTCCGGAGCGTCACGCGCGGCCTGGAGCGCGCCGGCGCGAGCGTCACCGTCACGGACGACGTGGACAGCATCCGGGACGCGGACGGCGTCGTCCTCCCGGGCGTCGGCGCATTCGGTGAGGGCATGGAGAACGCGGGGCCGTTCCGCGAGACGCTCCGCGACGTCGCGGCCTCGGAGACGCCGCTGTTCGGGATCTGCCTCGGGATGCAGATGCTCCTGACGTCGAGCGAGGAGGCCGAACGCGAGGGCCAAGGCGACGTAACGGGCCTCGACCTCATCCCGGGAACGAACGAGCGCTTCGCCGAGGACCGGAACGTCCCCCACATGGGGTGGAACGAACTCGACGTCCGGCGCGACCACCCCCTCGTCGACGGCGTCGATGGAGAGCACGCGTACTTCGTGCACTCGTACTACGCCGTTCCGGACGACGAGCACGCGGTCGTCGCGACGACGGACTACGGCGAGGACTTCGCGAGCGTCGTCGCGAACGACGACGGCACCGTCTTCGGCACCCAGTTCCACCCCGAGAAGTCCGGCGAGACCGGGCTCCGGATCCTCCGGAACTTCGTCGACATCTGCGCGGACGCGTAG
- a CDS encoding ABC transporter permease, which yields MSDEAVDADAGASRGQPSARIRERLDEIERAQRIRRILMLGLAIGVLVLTGAGLTYLGFTLAAVVRQFPVFLDNMLNFATPDFRFFTLYSSSESMDGWSGFFGSLANPESLVESILQRNEGTSIVGASVVTIIVGLTGTVVGFPLALFFGVLGSERVTPFPFNFLFRGTMSTIRAIPAIVWVLFYIPVFGPTPLSAMFAIATDTIGNMGRLFTDELEEVEEGPIEAISSTGANRSQVISFGMLSQVFSSFIAWALYITEINVRIAISLGVVGAGGLGQYIKGQLAQLAFSRAAAGIFMVIVIVISVELFSSRLRSRLRPEENSGKGFFESLRGLADGDSWLGRTEK from the coding sequence ATGAGCGACGAAGCCGTCGACGCCGACGCCGGCGCGAGTCGAGGGCAGCCGAGTGCGCGCATCCGCGAGCGGCTCGACGAGATCGAGCGCGCCCAGCGCATCCGTCGGATCCTGATGCTCGGACTCGCCATCGGCGTGCTCGTGCTCACGGGCGCCGGATTGACGTACCTCGGGTTCACGCTGGCCGCGGTCGTCCGGCAGTTCCCGGTCTTCCTCGACAACATGCTGAACTTCGCGACGCCGGACTTCCGGTTCTTCACGCTGTACTCCTCGAGCGAATCCATGGACGGCTGGAGTGGGTTCTTCGGGAGTCTCGCGAACCCCGAGTCGCTCGTCGAGTCGATCCTCCAGCGCAACGAGGGAACGAGCATCGTCGGGGCGAGCGTCGTCACCATCATCGTCGGCCTCACCGGCACGGTCGTCGGGTTCCCACTCGCGCTGTTCTTCGGCGTGCTCGGGAGCGAGCGCGTGACGCCGTTCCCGTTCAACTTCCTGTTCCGCGGGACGATGAGCACCATCCGCGCGATTCCCGCGATCGTCTGGGTGCTGTTCTACATCCCCGTGTTCGGGCCGACGCCGCTGTCCGCGATGTTCGCGATCGCGACGGACACCATCGGGAACATGGGGCGCCTGTTCACGGACGAACTCGAGGAGGTCGAGGAGGGCCCGATCGAGGCGATCTCGTCGACGGGCGCGAACCGCTCGCAAGTCATCAGCTTCGGGATGCTCTCGCAGGTGTTCTCGTCGTTCATCGCGTGGGCGCTGTACATCACGGAGATCAACGTCCGGATCGCGATCTCGCTGGGCGTCGTCGGCGCGGGCGGCCTCGGGCAGTACATCAAGGGCCAGCTCGCGCAGCTCGCGTTCTCTCGCGCCGCCGCTGGCATCTTCATGGTGATCGTGATCGTCATCAGCGTCGAGCTGTTCTCCTCGCGGCTCCGGTCGCGACTCCGGCCGGAGGAGAACTCCGGGAAGGGGTTCTTCGAGTCCCTGCGCGGACTGGCAGACGGCGACAGCTGGCTGGGTCGCACCGAGAAGTAG
- a CDS encoding MBL fold metallo-hydrolase, with product MTVHTVTADAETFTCNAYLATGAVTALVDVGAYDGVVDAVREHVGDVDAVHLTHQHGDHVAELDAVVDAFAPDVYAYGEHEYRTHAIEDGDTVEIGDESFDVVYTPGHASDHVSFVSESTLYSGDVVVHDDGAFDYGSFGRTDYAGQSRERLVESIRELLERLPDGVEHMYAGHGSEFHGDVRDVVETALSRAEKREPKYPDDA from the coding sequence GTGACAGTACATACGGTGACGGCCGACGCGGAGACGTTCACGTGCAACGCCTACCTCGCCACCGGCGCGGTGACGGCGCTCGTCGACGTCGGCGCGTACGACGGCGTCGTCGACGCTGTCCGCGAGCACGTCGGCGACGTGGACGCGGTCCACCTCACGCACCAGCACGGCGACCACGTCGCCGAACTGGACGCCGTCGTCGACGCGTTCGCCCCCGACGTGTACGCGTACGGCGAGCACGAGTACCGGACGCACGCCATCGAGGACGGCGACACGGTCGAGATCGGCGACGAGAGCTTCGACGTCGTGTACACGCCCGGGCACGCGAGCGACCACGTCTCGTTCGTCTCCGAGAGCACGCTGTACTCGGGGGACGTCGTCGTGCACGACGACGGTGCGTTCGACTACGGGAGCTTCGGGCGCACGGACTACGCGGGCCAGAGCCGCGAGCGCCTCGTCGAGAGCATCCGGGAACTCCTCGAGCGACTCCCCGACGGCGTCGAGCACATGTACGCCGGACACGGCAGCGAGTTCCACGGCGACGTCCGGGACGTCGTCGAGACCGCGCTCTCGCGAGCGGAGAAGCGCGAACCGAAGTACCCCGACGACGCCTGA
- a CDS encoding phosphonate ABC transporter ATP-binding protein, whose product MPAITVENLTKRYGDTVALEDVSFSIPEGEFVVLLGPSGAGKSTLLRILNGLTEPTEGGVYMGDTELSGRRSDIGMVFQMHYLVEQMSAYKNALTGALSREDLIKSVLTWYDTPEKVSALEALDTVGLLEEAEQRAGSMSGGQKQRVGIARALVQHPDLMLADEPVASLDPKAAEEVMGYMRDAAKERTLTTIASLHQVGLAREFGERYIGLRDGRVVFDGGRDDLTMDVVDEIYYEDDEDASAATQEAVQ is encoded by the coding sequence ATGCCCGCGATTACAGTAGAGAACCTGACGAAGCGCTACGGGGACACCGTGGCGCTCGAAGACGTGTCCTTCTCGATCCCCGAAGGGGAGTTCGTCGTGCTCCTCGGGCCGTCCGGGGCGGGGAAGTCGACACTCCTTCGCATCCTCAACGGGCTGACCGAGCCCACCGAGGGCGGCGTCTACATGGGCGACACCGAGCTCAGTGGTCGTCGCAGTGACATCGGGATGGTGTTCCAGATGCACTACCTCGTCGAACAGATGTCCGCGTACAAGAACGCACTCACGGGCGCGCTCAGCCGCGAGGACCTCATCAAGAGCGTCCTCACGTGGTACGACACGCCGGAGAAGGTGTCGGCGCTGGAGGCGCTCGACACTGTCGGGCTCCTCGAGGAGGCCGAGCAGCGCGCCGGGTCGATGTCCGGCGGCCAGAAGCAGCGCGTCGGGATCGCTCGCGCGCTCGTCCAGCACCCCGACCTCATGCTCGCGGACGAACCCGTCGCGAGCCTCGACCCGAAGGCCGCCGAAGAGGTCATGGGCTACATGCGGGACGCGGCGAAGGAACGCACGCTCACGACGATCGCGAGCCTCCACCAGGTCGGACTCGCTCGCGAGTTCGGCGAGCGCTACATCGGCCTGCGCGACGGTCGCGTCGTCTTCGACGGCGGCAGGGACGACTTGACGATGGACGTCGTCGACGAGATCTACTACGAGGACGACGAGGACGCGTCCGCGGCCACGCAGGAGGCCGTCCAATGA
- a CDS encoding uracil-DNA glycosylase family protein: protein MVEDDDAAGDAPSEHATPDAAPEDATVDGPVVLECERCPALCESRSRIVNGVGPVDADVCFVGEGPGANEDEQGEPFVGRSGSVLDDALLAAGLEREAVRITNCVRCRPPENRDPTTDELENCRSHLARELAIVDPEVVVTLGKVPSQHLLERDVAITNEAGDVHDARVGDDQYRVLLSVHPAATLYDRSQEETFEETIAEAAALAGVERENGSGGQSRLGEF from the coding sequence ATGGTCGAAGACGACGACGCCGCGGGGGACGCCCCGTCGGAGCATGCGACGCCGGACGCCGCGCCGGAGGACGCCACGGTCGACGGCCCGGTGGTGCTCGAGTGCGAGCGCTGTCCGGCGCTGTGCGAGTCGCGGTCGCGGATCGTGAACGGCGTCGGGCCCGTCGACGCTGACGTCTGCTTCGTCGGCGAGGGCCCGGGCGCGAACGAGGACGAGCAGGGCGAGCCGTTCGTCGGCCGCTCTGGGTCCGTCCTCGACGACGCGCTGCTGGCCGCCGGGCTCGAACGCGAAGCCGTCCGGATCACGAACTGCGTGCGCTGTCGGCCGCCGGAGAACCGCGACCCGACGACTGACGAACTCGAGAACTGCCGGAGTCACCTCGCGCGCGAACTCGCGATCGTCGACCCCGAGGTCGTCGTGACGCTCGGGAAGGTCCCGAGCCAGCACCTCCTCGAGCGCGACGTCGCCATCACGAACGAGGCCGGCGACGTCCACGACGCTCGCGTCGGCGACGACCAGTACCGCGTCCTCCTCTCCGTCCACCCGGCGGCGACGCTGTACGACCGCAGCCAAGAGGAGACGTTCGAGGAGACGATCGCGGAAGCAGCAGCGCTCGCGGGCGTGGAGAGAGAGAACGGAAGTGGCGGGCAGTCCCGCCTCGGCGAGTTCTAG
- a CDS encoding DUF5786 family protein, whose amino-acid sequence MGFGSYDESEQDTQEIDTDLDEDTVDGRESDHEGEVEFENGASNDELLDRLEDIKSET is encoded by the coding sequence ATGGGTTTTGGGAGCTACGATGAGTCCGAGCAGGACACCCAGGAGATAGACACAGACCTCGACGAGGACACCGTTGACGGCCGCGAGAGCGACCACGAGGGTGAGGTCGAGTTCGAGAATGGGGCATCGAACGACGAACTCCTCGACCGCCTGGAGGACATCAAGAGCGAGACGTGA
- a CDS encoding substrate-binding domain-containing protein: MASRRDFLKVTGALGAASTSGLAGCIGSFGSQPYNDGTIDFMMSPTEPQNYMMKQYGPFADHIEESVDNADVNLEYASNYSAVLQGLGSGSADIAETGPFAAALGVKSGDAEIALQRKAYGGWKYTSVIVTREDSDIESLSDLEGETIAFADITSASGSLYPLWMLKEEGLSIGEAPTSDNGADFTATWSGHAEAFKTLQDGQAAAAGVGKFITQGDDGYVDGIEPVADYMADYNENGIPRAPMVTSPELSDDNKSQLVDAISNAPDEAYLGENGKPNSETGDDETEDDLWFSGVRPADLETYQPVIDVADSLGLSTDLLDG, translated from the coding sequence ATGGCAAGTCGACGCGATTTCCTCAAGGTGACAGGCGCGCTAGGCGCAGCGAGCACGTCCGGACTGGCGGGCTGTATCGGTAGCTTCGGCAGCCAGCCGTACAACGACGGGACGATCGACTTCATGATGAGTCCCACCGAGCCCCAGAACTACATGATGAAGCAGTACGGGCCGTTCGCGGACCACATCGAGGAGTCCGTCGACAACGCGGACGTCAACCTCGAGTACGCGTCGAACTACTCCGCGGTCCTCCAGGGCCTGGGCTCGGGCTCCGCCGACATCGCCGAGACCGGTCCGTTCGCGGCCGCACTCGGCGTGAAGTCCGGCGACGCCGAGATCGCGCTCCAGCGCAAGGCCTACGGCGGCTGGAAGTACACGAGCGTCATCGTCACGCGCGAGGACTCCGACATCGAGAGCCTCAGCGACCTCGAGGGCGAGACGATCGCGTTCGCCGACATCACGTCCGCGTCGGGGTCGCTCTACCCGCTCTGGATGCTGAAGGAGGAAGGCCTCAGCATCGGCGAAGCGCCGACCTCGGACAACGGCGCCGACTTCACGGCCACGTGGTCCGGGCACGCCGAGGCGTTCAAGACGCTTCAGGACGGTCAGGCGGCGGCCGCTGGCGTCGGGAAGTTCATCACGCAGGGCGACGACGGCTACGTCGACGGTATCGAGCCGGTCGCCGACTACATGGCCGACTACAACGAGAACGGTATCCCGCGCGCGCCGATGGTGACGAGCCCCGAGCTCTCCGACGACAACAAGTCCCAGCTCGTCGACGCCATCTCGAACGCGCCCGACGAGGCGTACCTCGGCGAGAACGGCAAGCCGAACTCGGAGACGGGCGACGACGAGACCGAGGACGACCTCTGGTTCTCGGGCGTCCGCCCCGCGGACCTCGAGACGTACCAGCCCGTCATCGACGTCGCTGACTCCCTCGGCCTGAGCACCGACCTCCTCGACGGATAA
- a CDS encoding DUF5809 family protein, translated as MDVEGSLSPETAAEAREAYDAVGPTAQLVVKEVAKAMGFDREEYRERVTGDVVETARDVLFAAELEVRVGSRDEYDAWREGFDGDVVERGSEHVHAVAWHVAPFAEQAVAATFQDERDAAVGTLRRQAYGEIYEERL; from the coding sequence ATGGACGTCGAAGGTTCGCTGTCGCCCGAGACCGCCGCGGAAGCGCGCGAGGCGTACGACGCAGTTGGCCCGACCGCGCAGCTCGTCGTGAAGGAGGTCGCGAAGGCGATGGGGTTCGACCGCGAGGAGTACCGCGAGCGCGTCACCGGCGACGTCGTCGAGACCGCGCGCGACGTACTGTTCGCCGCGGAACTCGAAGTCCGGGTCGGGAGTCGCGACGAGTACGACGCGTGGCGCGAGGGGTTCGACGGCGACGTCGTCGAGCGCGGGAGCGAGCACGTCCACGCGGTCGCGTGGCACGTCGCGCCCTTTGCCGAACAAGCAGTAGCGGCGACGTTCCAGGACGAGCGCGACGCCGCCGTCGGCACCCTCCGCCGGCAAGCCTACGGCGAAATCTACGAAGAGCGGCTCTGA
- a CDS encoding 50S ribosomal protein L40e: MASFKEAEARNLEKMICMRCNARNAKEADRCRKCGYKNLRPKAKEARAA, translated from the coding sequence ATGGCCAGTTTCAAGGAAGCGGAAGCGCGGAACCTCGAGAAGATGATCTGCATGCGATGTAACGCACGGAACGCGAAGGAAGCCGATCGCTGTCGGAAGTGCGGGTACAAGAATCTGCGCCCGAAGGCCAAGGAAGCGCGCGCCGCCTGA
- a CDS encoding DUF5810 domain-containing protein, whose translation MAYRCPVCDTPQTDAEHLANHLAFTAVIRGDAHEDWLDDHVPEWGERNPETLAPTVAEAVPEVDVPEFDDDGHDHGGRLEDELAQQGGHRGPGATGGGEAGASAGGRGDLTDEAAGVMAEARQLTEQMYGLDEGGDASEGEDASEGEDASEGEDASEGEDASEDDGSDGESASGDGSDASESE comes from the coding sequence ATGGCGTACCGCTGTCCGGTGTGTGACACGCCCCAGACCGACGCGGAGCATCTCGCGAACCACCTCGCGTTCACCGCGGTCATCCGCGGCGACGCGCACGAGGACTGGCTCGACGACCACGTGCCCGAGTGGGGCGAGCGGAACCCGGAGACGCTCGCGCCGACGGTCGCCGAGGCCGTCCCCGAGGTCGACGTCCCCGAGTTCGACGACGACGGTCACGACCACGGCGGTCGGCTCGAGGACGAACTCGCGCAGCAGGGCGGGCACCGCGGCCCCGGCGCGACCGGCGGTGGCGAGGCGGGCGCGAGCGCGGGCGGTCGCGGCGACCTCACCGACGAAGCGGCGGGCGTGATGGCGGAGGCCCGCCAGCTCACCGAGCAGATGTACGGGCTCGACGAGGGCGGCGACGCGAGCGAGGGCGAGGACGCGAGCGAGGGCGAGGACGCGAGCGAGGGCGAGGACGCGAGCGAGGGCGAGGATGCGAGCGAGGACGACGGGTCGGACGGGGAGTCCGCGAGCGGCGACGGGTCGGATGCAAGCGAAAGCGAGTAG
- the rimI gene encoding ribosomal protein S18-alanine N-acetyltransferase yields MTTTAPDDGDARSRIRQADRADLLAIYRIEKASFPQPWPYEVFDRFLGEPGFLVAIEGEAVVGYVVADVVPNHGRSFGHVKDLAVHPDRRGRGYGRRLLAHSLTRLAEADATSAKLEVREGNEPAKHLYRDFGFQALRRVEGYYDDGENALVMVRELDDWGRRDRDYGGH; encoded by the coding sequence GTGACGACGACGGCCCCCGACGACGGCGACGCGCGGTCGCGCATCCGGCAGGCCGACCGCGCGGACTTGCTCGCCATCTACCGGATCGAGAAGGCGTCGTTCCCGCAGCCGTGGCCGTACGAGGTGTTCGACCGATTCCTCGGCGAACCGGGATTCCTCGTGGCGATCGAGGGCGAAGCGGTCGTCGGGTACGTGGTCGCTGACGTCGTTCCGAACCACGGCCGGTCGTTCGGGCACGTCAAAGACCTCGCGGTCCACCCCGACCGCCGCGGCCGAGGGTACGGGCGTCGCTTGCTCGCGCACTCGCTGACGCGACTCGCGGAGGCGGACGCGACGAGCGCGAAACTCGAGGTCCGCGAGGGGAACGAACCCGCGAAGCACCTCTACCGCGACTTCGGGTTCCAGGCGCTCCGGCGCGTCGAGGGCTACTACGACGACGGCGAGAACGCGCTCGTGATGGTGCGCGAACTCGACGACTGGGGCCGACGCGACCGCGACTACGGCGGTCACTGA
- a CDS encoding DUF99 family protein yields MKAGARAVGVAESYRGSTSTLAAVVVRADRAVETVSFGTCTVGGRDATSGVADVVASLERPDARYVFVAGVAPAWYNLLDLQTLHERVDRPVLAVSFEDSDGLEPALREAFDGEALAERLRAYRALPDRRPVDVDDDVVFVRALGVGREHAAELVRGFTHEGGRPEPVRVAREIARAGDALRTDD; encoded by the coding sequence GTGAAGGCCGGGGCGCGGGCGGTGGGCGTCGCCGAATCCTACCGGGGTTCGACGAGTACGCTCGCCGCAGTCGTCGTTCGGGCCGACCGAGCGGTCGAAACGGTTTCTTTCGGAACGTGTACGGTCGGTGGCCGTGACGCGACGAGTGGCGTCGCCGACGTCGTCGCGTCACTGGAGCGCCCGGACGCCAGGTACGTGTTCGTCGCGGGCGTGGCGCCGGCGTGGTACAACCTCCTCGACCTGCAGACGCTCCACGAGCGCGTCGACCGGCCGGTGCTCGCGGTGTCGTTCGAGGACAGCGACGGCCTCGAACCGGCGTTGCGCGAGGCGTTCGACGGCGAGGCGCTCGCGGAGCGACTGCGCGCGTACCGGGCGCTCCCCGACCGTCGCCCGGTCGACGTCGACGACGACGTCGTGTTCGTTCGCGCGCTCGGCGTCGGTCGCGAGCACGCCGCAGAACTCGTCCGCGGGTTCACGCACGAAGGCGGTCGGCCCGAGCCGGTTCGCGTCGCGCGCGAGATCGCGCGCGCTGGCGACGCCCTCCGCACGGACGACTGA
- a CDS encoding glycosyltransferase, translating into MVPTIAVAHYPEGAGHATRMLAIAEAIEDAGGAVRMAGGGAGAEFVALNGYDEFEPTVVDYIDTYQDGSLWQTATESVPATLGRIADYESWLDATDPDALVTDDMFAAMAANRVGVPLYVLKHDMPGLYDDVVERTGAGFHTTFQLSAAREFYYPVVWPQSGADPGRATRIPPVALDGHPPVRDEADVVVVPSHYSSLDRVAEHLRRQGYDVLNVADADWDPVPSLLPYIRGADAVVCSGYSTIMDAAVAGTPCVVHPATDEQDAVADWLERFDVDGFAVAPDPIDVLDAVADPPEPPAFENGATYIAERVVGDLRDPDPYASENDEGGEGNVDASDAGRDGAVDEEMHVVAGRSRLGALATVPTVAVAALVATGSVLSPTRFGRGVGSRGRRALGAFGAGVARGLRAGRDGASATANAVVEVVGGAVASAVARLSTVELGAPSVGVGRGASRVGRAARRVGATATHALSSVADGCLDALGRCRRVAASRLEGR; encoded by the coding sequence ATGGTACCGACGATTGCCGTCGCACACTATCCAGAAGGTGCGGGGCACGCGACCCGGATGCTCGCGATCGCCGAGGCCATCGAGGACGCGGGCGGGGCCGTGCGGATGGCCGGCGGCGGCGCCGGCGCCGAGTTCGTCGCACTGAACGGCTACGACGAGTTCGAGCCGACCGTCGTCGACTACATCGACACGTACCAGGACGGCTCGCTCTGGCAGACGGCGACCGAGAGCGTGCCCGCGACCCTCGGCCGGATTGCGGACTACGAGTCCTGGCTCGACGCCACCGACCCGGACGCGCTCGTCACGGACGACATGTTCGCCGCGATGGCCGCGAACCGCGTCGGGGTGCCGCTGTACGTCCTCAAGCACGACATGCCGGGGCTGTACGACGACGTCGTCGAGCGAACCGGTGCCGGGTTCCACACGACGTTCCAGCTGTCGGCCGCGCGCGAGTTCTACTATCCGGTCGTGTGGCCCCAGTCAGGAGCGGACCCGGGGCGAGCGACGCGGATTCCGCCGGTCGCGCTCGACGGCCACCCGCCGGTTCGGGACGAGGCGGACGTCGTCGTCGTCCCGAGTCACTACTCGTCGCTCGACCGGGTCGCCGAGCACCTCCGCCGGCAGGGCTACGACGTCCTGAACGTCGCCGACGCGGACTGGGACCCGGTGCCGTCGCTGCTGCCGTACATCCGCGGCGCAGACGCGGTCGTCTGCTCGGGGTACTCGACGATCATGGACGCCGCGGTCGCGGGGACGCCCTGCGTCGTCCATCCGGCGACCGACGAGCAGGACGCCGTGGCGGACTGGCTGGAGCGCTTCGACGTCGACGGGTTCGCGGTCGCGCCCGATCCGATCGACGTCCTCGACGCCGTCGCGGACCCACCGGAGCCCCCGGCGTTCGAGAACGGCGCGACGTACATCGCCGAGCGGGTCGTCGGGGACCTCCGCGACCCGGACCCGTACGCGAGCGAGAACGACGAAGGCGGGGAGGGGAACGTGGACGCGAGCGATGCCGGGCGTGACGGCGCGGTCGACGAGGAGATGCACGTCGTCGCGGGTCGGTCGCGCCTCGGCGCGCTCGCGACGGTCCCGACGGTCGCGGTCGCGGCCCTGGTCGCGACCGGGAGCGTGCTCTCCCCGACGCGGTTCGGGCGCGGCGTCGGGAGCCGGGGGCGGCGCGCGCTCGGCGCATTCGGTGCCGGCGTCGCTCGCGGCCTCCGTGCGGGACGCGACGGCGCCAGCGCTACCGCGAACGCCGTCGTCGAGGTCGTCGGCGGCGCCGTCGCGAGTGCGGTGGCGCGACTCTCCACGGTCGAACTCGGCGCGCCGAGCGTCGGCGTCGGACGCGGGGCTTCTCGCGTCGGCCGGGCGGCTCGCCGGGTCGGCGCGACCGCGACGCACGCGCTCTCGAGTGTCGCCGACGGCTGCCTCGACGCCCTCGGCCGGTGCCGTCGCGTGGCAGCCAGCCGCCTCGAGGGCCGCTGA
- a CDS encoding HPP family protein, whose translation MSDSTPATFAGEVVRSAYAGGLLVASTVAAWLLGVALVFPSLGPSAYVLATVDDPPTRRRVVAGHAVGVAAGAGAYYALAGGLAVTAALEPGSTATLRLGLAGVVSVAATTFGMRYFSVPHAPACATTLIVSLGLLTAPLELVGIVASVGVLVVVDAAVNRSGLV comes from the coding sequence ATGAGCGACTCGACGCCCGCCACGTTCGCCGGCGAGGTCGTGCGGAGCGCGTACGCTGGCGGGCTGCTCGTCGCGTCGACGGTCGCGGCGTGGCTGCTCGGCGTCGCGCTCGTGTTCCCGAGCCTCGGGCCGTCAGCGTACGTGCTCGCGACCGTCGACGACCCGCCGACGCGCCGGCGCGTCGTCGCCGGGCACGCGGTCGGCGTCGCCGCGGGCGCCGGCGCGTACTACGCGCTCGCGGGCGGGCTCGCGGTCACGGCCGCGCTCGAGCCCGGGTCGACGGCGACGCTCCGCCTCGGCCTCGCCGGCGTCGTCTCCGTCGCCGCGACGACGTTCGGGATGCGGTACTTCTCGGTGCCGCACGCGCCAGCGTGCGCGACGACGCTCATCGTCTCGCTCGGCCTCCTCACCGCGCCACTCGAACTCGTCGGGATCGTCGCGTCCGTCGGCGTCCTCGTCGTCGTCGACGCCGCCGTCAACCGCAGCGGGCTCGTGTGA